tgttttcaaaagtcaGATACATCAGTTCACTAATATCCTTCGTTCTATCTGTTCAGCTAAAAGCTATCATAAAGCTACCGAAGAAAGATCGCTAGTAAAAACTCTAAAAACAATATATCATTATGCTAAGCAGTATCCTCAAGAGATGAACATGGATGAATCTCTAACCATTGCTTTACAGTTTATCTGCGAGAAAGGAACACCGACAGAATCAAGGTTTGCAGTCAAAATATTAGGATTGCAGGGTGAAAAAtctattttgaaaagaattctGGCAACAATATACCCACTCGATGATACCAGTGAACATCTTGCTTCACATCTTTGTGTTATAAGTGAAATGTTCCTCTTGGAtgattctcttttggaaagcGTCGAAAGTGATCTTACGTCGACTTTGATAAAAGAttatcttttgaaaaacaaaattaaacagaaagaagacCATTCTGAATTTGTGAGTGACGATGAATTAGAGACAAAAGAATTCACTTCTTGTGCCATCAAGATATATTCTCTGAAAGTAATTGTCAACCGACTGAGAGCTAGTCATGACGCTGAAAATAGCAAGGAACTGGCAGAGCCTGTGCTGAAATtacttttcttcattataGGAAATTCTGGGGAGATTGttaatgaaaaagattcctCGTATCCATCTCCCCaacatttcaaaaccagGCTGCGACTTATGGCGGGCCtgagttttttgaaactgGCCAAATATCCAACATATAGCAAGATGATGAAACCTTCATTGGTTTACAGATTAATCTTCTTGgttcaagatgaaaatgaaacaatCAGAGAAGCTTTTCTCAATGAACTGCAGAAATATTTAGCAGAGAACCATATTTCTGACAAGTTTCTTCCCTTGGTCTTTTTTACTGCGTATGAGCCACTCGATGGGTTAAAGGCCAAAACTTTAACTTGGATGCGCTCTACGTACAAGCGCTTTTCTAGTGACAAGAGTAAGCCTttaatttttgaaaaatcccTGGTGAGACTAATTCACATGATCGCACACTTTCCTGAATTTGTCGATTCGTTGAAGATACTCCCTAAAGAACCCGAGAAGGCAAGTCTAGTACCGACTTTAATATCAGCCTCGGAATACATTATCGAATTCCTAGAGGTTGTGGCCACAGAAAAGAATATCTCATTACTCTATTACCTTGCGACACAAGTTAAGAAATATCAGGATGGGCTTTTTAGTGCTGCAGATTATGACCTGGACGAAAATCCGGTCATTTATAATCTGTATCGAGTATCTGAATTAGCGCAAGTCTGCATAAAGCTATTATCACTATCGAAAAGCTGGAATGTTCAAACTTGGCCAGGGAAGGTCCAACTCCCAGGTGAcatattttcttccatGAAGAGCATCAAAGAAGCTCAGGACATTGTTTCGATTTCCTTTTTACCCGATCAGGTTGTTGTGGAAGTAGAGAATGCGGTAAGAGCAAGGATTGCCAGAACGAATTCCAGAAAAGATGGTTTACGTCGGAACAAAAGGATAAAGACGGCTGCCTGAGTTTATTGTAATTAAATTGACCACCAACCACCCTTGCAGGTATTACACTTAAATCTCAGGAATAATCATGATGGtgaagttgaagataatATATATAGATAACTACGATTCTAGAAACTTGATCATGGCATCTCTTCCTTTCAACTGAATTAGTTGTTTAATGTAGACGAGATCACGGGTCTCTGTTTCGAGAGGAGGAACAGTAATGTGTTGGTCGCAACCGAGCTGAGCTTCAGCAATTTCAACTAGCTGTCGaaaatcaacttcattcGAAAGGTTCGCCGAATTGGAGAGTTTCTGCTCTATTGGCGACTGTTTCAGGGCAATCAAGCCACCCAACACTTCCCGTTTGGACTTATCAACACGTGTCAGTATCGactcattctctttcttgagTTGCTCAATCTCGTTCAGCTTTTTTATCTTAGCTGTTTCAATAAAATCGAGTATTACTCCATTTTCTGGAATTCTGTATGTGATATTATCGATCTGAACAATTTTGAATGCCGGTTTCTGAAGTGACGCAATACCTTCGGTTGTAGAGATGTTGTCGAAATAAGGTGGAGTGGGGAGTTGAACAAAATCTTGATCGTTTTCATTTTGGTCGTTTATGATCTCGACATCACCATTATTCTTGAACCCCCGTACCATGGCAACTTCGATTTGTGGTTGATTCTTGAGCCTGCGACGGTGGTTGTATAGATCGTCTGTGTGATTCGGACACTTCCAACGAACTCCAAGTAGTTTGGGAGCTGCTAGAGGAGGATCTAAACAATCGAGATGCCATACCAGTGGGCAATATTCACAAGCTATAATTGGCTTTCGCAAATCAGATTCCTTGCAACGATAACAGAACTTGACATCCTGGCTCGCCTGTGATGAAGCATTGTTACCTTTATCACTAGCTCTCGAAAActgatcaacttttgaagaaccatCCGAATAGGAGCCTAGACGGGTAGTAGCCACGTCGACAAATGTTTCACGGATCTTTTTGGGCAATAAAAAGGACCTTGGGTTTCGAACAACCGCTTGGTCAAGTAAAGCGGCAAAAAAGCCACCTCTATGCTTTGGTGGAGGGTGTCTCTGTGCCTTACATTCGGTGCAGAACCAAGCGTCATCTGAGAGATCTTCTTCATGTAAAGGAGGGTCGCAGCAAATAAAATGAAATGACCTTGGACATCCTTCACAACAAATAAACGTACCTGGGCCACCACATCCAGAACAAAAATCGTCGTTGTCAGGTTCCGGAGAGGTGGACGAGCCATTAGGTGCTGCTACAGATATTGAATTCAAGTTTGGCTCCGAGTCAGTATTACCTGATAAAGGATTTGTGGAGTTTAATGCTGATAAagatgacgaagatgacGGGGATGCTGATGCTGATGGTAAAATAGCTCCAAACTGAGCCGGAGGAAACGCTTTTGCTCTTTGCTTTCTGGGAgatttctttattttttgaacatGACGGCCGTCTCTAGGGGACGCTGCGGATTTTTTGCTCGGAGTTCGGGGAGGTTGGATTGTACGATTGGTCGACTTGGGAGATCTTGGACCAGTTAATTTCAGTTTTATTTGATAGTTTGGAGCACCGCTTTTTGGTGTAGGCCGTAGATTACGAGTTCTTTCGAGACTTGGCTTCGTAAGTGACTCGGATTCATTTGTCACCAATTTTAGTTTGTAATCGGCTTCGGTTGCCAGTTGTTGAGATTCCTCCTGCTGAGTAGTTGCAAACAACTTCAACGATCCAGGGCCAGCAGgtcttcctttttttttttttagaCGTAGCAGCAATTTTAGGCCATAAAGATTCTTTTCGAACTTTGGCTGGAGGCGGAGCCTCTAATGGTAATCCTGTAATTATGGGAGAACTTGTGTCATCGGGTTGAAACCATTGCAAATCGGGCGTAAAATTATCAGGAGAAGACCCTATTGATGGGCCTTTTGATCCTTCTTGTGAGGATTGCTGTGAAGTACCATGTGACATTTCTGTCGTCGCCGCAGTAGAGCCGTTGGCGGGCTTTTGATTTCGAAGACGTTTTCTACGAATCGTGTCTGACATTGatagaaagagaaagagaagagaagGTGTGCGCGCGACATGAACCAACCAACTTTAAAAGTTGGTGAGTATATCAAAGTAAAGGGACAACCCGAAATTTCAGGTGCTTGATGAATAGGAGGGAGCGATTAGTGATCACTTCTGTACGTGTTATTGATTGCTAGATAATATCTGAGTCACATATCCGATGGTGGGATTTTAAAAGAGCGTTTATTCTTGCTCGACCAATGGTTGTGCCAGAAGGTTCAACAAAGACTCGTCTGAGACCGAATGCTCAGATTTGATGGTTGAAATATCAAAGGAAAAGGGGGTTAGCTGGACGGTAGCATCTTTGCCCACTCCAATGGTTGCGTAGAATTGGGCGACGAgttcatcttctttttcctgaACAACATCGTAAGGAACCACTACTTGATGACTGACACATTCATGCAATCCCATACGTCCTCTTTTTGAGTCAGCAAAAGATCTCAGACTAACTGGGAAGTAGGGAGAAAGCTTCTTGACCTGGTTCAGGGATGACTGAGaagttttcagtttcaatCTATAACTGGTTCCAGTATActtgaaaatggaagtCAAATAGGAAGATTTCTTGACCTTACCAGTCTTAGAAGAGGAAATTAGAATATCCAACCCATACACTTCACCTTCATTGAATTCGAAAGTTCCAATCTGTTTACGGTGCTCTGGAGTAGGATTGATTATGATCTCCTTTTCTCCGGTTAAgatgtttctttcttgattgTGGGACAACATGCTTTCAACTGGAACACAATCAAAGGCCTTAGCAACATCATCCACCACTTTGGTGACTTCCatgtttctctttcctgGTCTAATTGTTCTAATAGCAGACTGGAGTGCATAATAAGCGGCAGCAATAACGTCTGCTTTTCTTCCTGTAACTTCATCCTCCCCAATAACTAGAGTTTCGGAGATAATGGAAGGAAATCCTCCAATTTCAGCACccaaagaaactttgatcaaGTCTCCTTTCTTGAGTTCTAAATTAGCCTCATCTTCAGGGGCAGTAGGAGACAAGTAGGCCACCAAATTGTTGGGCGTAATGGAAGTTGGAAATGCGATACCCTTGGACGTTGTCTTCTTCCCTTgcttttcctcttcatagactttttcaagttcctcCTTCAATCGATTGTCCCCAAAAACGCAAAtatcaaaagttttggcACCTTCCACACATTTTGCCTTGacttctttcaaaacttgagcAGCAATTGAGCCTGCTGTTGAGTATTGGGTAACAACATCGGggttgttgaaagaatagTCGACTTTGGTTTTGGACATTTCGAAAGTAAGTTACTTAATAGAAGAAACTCGAAAGAAATGTGGAAAACATCGAGATAATTCttgatgttggatgttacaagaatcaatttttcaaagttatTGAGTACTTCGACGTTAGGAGTCACTACAGATGAACAAACGAACTAGAAGGTTAAATCTTCTAACTAGTTTGGAATGCATGTTAGCACAAAATGACCTGGCCATCGTGTCGTGTAATGCTAATGTGAGACTACCTTCAAAGAATGCCACTACGTGACTTCTAATCTATATGCCAGATTATATCTCGCGACTGTTATCTTCTCCTCCACCAACCTCCCATGAATAATTTGAAATTAGCCCGCTTCTTTGCTACAATCTCCAAAGAGTCCAAGTATGTCCCAAACTCAGGTAGCTATCCCCTAGGTTACAAGGTAGGGGCTATTCATTGTGGAGTGAAAAAGAATTCTACTCTAGATCTAGCTGTTCTTGTTTCAGAGACACCAGCAAGTGCAGCAGCTGTATTCACAACCAATAAGTTCAAAGCTGCCCCAGTCCAAGTCTCCAGACAAATCCTCAATGACAAGAATGGAAAAGGcatatcatcaattgtgGTAAACAGTGGAAATGCCAATGCTGTCACTGGTAAAGGAGGAATTGAAGATGCCTTGAAGATGGTTGACACTGTTGACTCAACCCTGAAAAATGCACCATCTTCCACACTGGTGATGTCTACTGGTGTAATTGGTCAGCGTCTCCCAATTGATAATATTTTAAAAGGAATTCCGGTAGCATTGAAGGATGTTGGTTCCTCCCATGAAGACTGGCTCAGATGTGCCCAAGGAATCATGACTACGGACACTTTCCCTAAATTagtttccaaatcttttgaaatagaTGGCCGCAAATACTCATTGGCAGGGTTGGCTAAAGGTGCTGGTATGATTTGTCCCAATATGGCTACCTTGCTAGGATTTTTTGTCACTGATGCACCAGTGACGCCCGGTGCGCTGTCGAAGATCTTAACATACGCCACGGATCGGTCGTTCAACTGTATCTCTGTTGATGGTGATATGTCCACTAACGATACCATTTGTGCAATGGCGAATGGGGCTGCTGGAGGAGAAGAGATATCTGAGACATCATCccaattctccaagatCCAAGATGAAATTACACTTTTTGCCCAGCAATTAGCCCAGCTGGTGGTCAGAGACGGTGAAGGTGCCACAAAATTCATTACTATCAACGTTCAGGATGCTCAAAGCTATGCTGATGCTAAAAAAGTTGCATCTTCCATCGCTAATTCTGCCTTATTCAAAACTGCTATGTACGGAAAGGATGCCAACTGGGGTCGTATTCTTTGTGCAGTTGGTTATGCCGATGCAGATGTTAACGTTCTCAAAACCAATGTCAGTTTTATTCCTGCTGATGGCTCTGCTGAGCTTAAACTCTTGGTGAATGGTGAACCAGAAAAAGTCGACGAGGAAAGAGCCAGCGAAATACTGgaacttgaagatttggaaatcCGTATTAGTCTAGGAACTGGAGGTGGTCAAGAAGCTAATTTCTGGACTTGTGATCTTTCTCATGAATACGTTACCATCAATGGTGACTACAGATCCTAGTAGGTAGGTTATAAAGTTATAGATTATGTCAGCATCATCTTTTAAGTTTTCGTCTTGTCCCATGCGCGCAGATGGGAACTGAAGAGATACTCCTCCAATCCACATTATCTCGTAAGGTACATTGGACATAAGACAGGAAATTTAGTCGCCATGTCCAATGCAGCCCCGAATATGCAGATTCTGCAACAACTGGCGACCCTGCCACcacaacagcagcaacaaatTCTTCGACAAAACCCCCAGCTAGCCATGTTCCTTCGACAGGTCCAACAGCGACAACAACAGTTTATAAACAAACAAGGACAGGCACCGCCTGGTATGGGCGTTGGAGCTGGTATTCAAGCGGCTCAAGGTATGCAAGGGCAAGGCGGACCTATGATGCCAGAGCAAATACCCGTTGGTGCTGCTGGTCATCCTGGAAGTTTGGCTCATGGAGTACCTGGTGTTTCTCCTGCAATATCAACACCACCAGTAGGTTCTTCTTTTCGTCCAAAACTACCAGGTGGCTCTGCTCCTTTACAACCCGAACTTCCCAGGCTGAGTAGCTTGCGTTACTGGTCAGAGAAGCTGGAAAAAGAAGGTAAACCGGTGGACACAAATACACTTCTCTATGAACAAATTATTACTCGGGATAAAGCTAATATAGAAGCCAGAGCACAAAATGAACAGGAAAAAAAGGTTTTAGAGTCCTTGATAAAGGATCTCAAATTTTACAATGAACTCAAGAGCTACCGAATGAAATCCATTCAGGCAGTAAATAATGGCATGGTGGAAGGACCACCGAGCATCTGGGGAGAAGGATATCAAGGATATGGCCATGGATTTACAGGCAAAACTACCACACAATTTGTTTATcctcaaaaaagaaagaagtaTTCCAGAATTCCGGAAAGCTATATTCCAGACGAATTGATGG
This is a stretch of genomic DNA from Komagataella phaffii GS115 chromosome 3, complete sequence. It encodes these proteins:
- a CDS encoding Essential subunit of the histone deacetylase Rpd3S complex, which codes for MSDTIRRKRLRNQKPANGSTAATTEMSHGRPAGPGSLKLFATTQQEESQQLATEADYKLKLVTNESESLTKPSLERTRNLRPTPKSGAPNYQIKLKLTGPRSPKSTNRTIQPPRTPSKKSAASPRDGRHVQKIKKSPRKQRAKAFPPAQFGAILPSASASPSSSSSLSALNSTNPLSGNTDSEPNLNSISVAAPNGSSTSPEPDNDDFCSGCGGPGTFICCEGCPRSFHFICCDPPLHEEDLSDDAWFCTECKAQRHPPPKHRGGFFAALLDQAVVRNPRSFLLPKKIRETFVDVATTRLGSYSDGSSKVDQFSRASDKGNNASSQASQDVKFCYRCKESDLRKPIIACEYCPLVWHLDCLDPPLAAPKLLGVRWKCPNHTDDLYNHRRRLKNQPQIEVAMVRGFKNNGDVEIINDQNENDQDFVQLPTPPYFDNISTTEGIASLQKPAFKIVQIDNITYRIPENGVILDFIETAKIKKLNEIEQLKKENESILTRVDKSKREVLGGLIALKQSPIEQKLSNSANLSNEVDFRQLVEIAEAQLGCDQHITVPPLETETRDLVYIKQLIQLKGRDAMIKFLES
- a CDS encoding Mitochondrial ornithine acetyltransferase, with protein sequence MNNLKLARFFATISKESKYVPNSGSYPLGYKVGAIHCGVKKNSTLDLAVLVSETPASAAAVFTTNKFKAAPVQVSRQILNDKNGKGISSIVVNSGNANAVTGKGGIEDALKMVDTVDSTLKNAPSSTLVMSTGVIGQRLPIDNILKGIPVALKDVGSSHEDWLRCAQGIMTTDTFPKLVSKSFEIDGRKYSLAGLAKGAGMICPNMATLLGFFVTDAPVTPGALSKILTYATDRSFNCISVDGDMSTNDTICAMANGAAGGEEISETSSQFSKIQDEITLFAQQLAQLVVRDGEGATKFITINVQDAQSYADAKKVASSIANSALFKTAMYGKDANWGRILCAVGYADADVNVLKTNVSFIPADGSAELKLLVNGEPEKVDEERASEILELEDLEIRISLGTGGGQEANFWTCDLSHEYVTINGDYRS